One part of the Synechococcales cyanobacterium T60_A2020_003 genome encodes these proteins:
- a CDS encoding HNH endonuclease produces the protein MFEEKFGSSAQGFIQVHHLKPLSEIQVEYEVDPIADLRPVCPNCHAMIHLGGKTRSIEEVQSWLQC, from the coding sequence ATTTTTGAAGAAAAGTTTGGATCATCAGCACAAGGATTTATCCAGGTACACCACTTAAAGCCACTATCAGAAATCCAGGTAGAGTATGAGGTTGATCCGATTGCTGATCTCCGCCCAGTTTGTCCTAATTGCCATGCCATGATTCATTTAGGTGGCAAGACAAGGAGTATTGAAGAAGTACAATCCTG